One Echeneis naucrates chromosome 16, fEcheNa1.1, whole genome shotgun sequence genomic window, AGCAGCAGTGGCACCACCGGCCTCCTCCAGCCTCTCACTGATCTCCTCAAGTTCCCTGGAGAGGTCAGCCCTCTGCTTCTCAACCTTGGCACGAGCAGCACGCTCAGCCTCAATCtcttcctccagttcctcaATACGGGCCTGTtgaatgtaaatatgttttctttcagtaaaCATTCAATGTTCAAACTCAAATTACTTCATTTGTTCACTAATGTTACATTTCAGCCACGATACCTGAAGTTCCTTGATCTTCTTCTGAAGCTGAGCACCCATTGACTGCTCATCCTCAATCTTGCTAAGGAGCTGGCTGGTTTCAAAGTCCTTCCTGTGAGATAACAAAGTGCATAGTTTGAGTCCATCCAAGCAATAAGCGCTAAAACATGGTGGCTGTTTTAAcagacaaagagatgaaaagatttCTTACTTCTTGATTTTCTCCTCAGACTGCTGCTTGTCATTCTCAAGATCCATGATGGATTCCTGGGCCAGTTTCAGATCaccctccagcttcctcttggCTCTCTCAAGGTCCATACGGAGCTTCTTCTCTTGCTCCAGAGAACCCTCAAGCTGCACAATAATATGAATTTGTAATTATCGTGTTCAGGAAAAATGTCTTGTTTCACCATCCCATGTGACTTTTATGAACTCACATCATCAACTTGCTGCTCAAGCTTGGTCTTGGACTTGGTCAGAGTGTTGACTTTGTcttcctcagcctgcaggtcaTCAAGGGTCTGCTGATGAGCCTCCTGAAGGGCTTTCTTCTCCTTGGTCAGCTTGGCAATGCTCTCATCCTGAGAGGCCATCTCCTCAGTCAGGTTCTTCACCTGAGTTTGAAAGAAAGATGCTGTTAATAAAAGAGTATTGATGCATTGTAGTGGATCTGATGAATTATGTCATTAAGATTCACAAACCTTGTTCTCAGTGGcatgcttttccttttccactttGGCCAAGGTAAGCTCCAGGTCATCAATGtccttcttcagctcagagcATTCATCCTCCAACTTCCTCTTCTTGGCAGTGAGCTCAGCATTgatttcctcctcatcttccagTCTCTCAGTTGTCTCCTTGAGTTTGGCCTCCAGCTGAATCTTGCTCTTGATGAGTCCCTCACATCTCTCCTCAGCATCTGACAGATTCTCTGATTCCTAGTTGATTACATAAACATGTTGCGTTTGCACATCAATGTCTTATCGACCAAACGTGACAAATCAAAACTGCCTGTTCTTGTGCACTTACGGCTGCCACTTGGAGCTGCAGGTCATTCTTCTCCTGCAGAAGAGAcaccatcttctcctccagttCCTTCTTCTTGGCCAGGGCAGCAGCCAGGTCACTTGTCATCTTCTCATAGTTTTCCTTCATCTGAGCCAGCTCCTTCTCAGTTTCAGCACTCTTCAGCAGGGGCTTGATCTTGTAGTAGACCTTCATCCATGGCCAATGCTTGACATTCATGAATGAGCGGACGTTGTACTGGATGGTATAGATGGCTTCCCTGTGAATGAAAAGTTTTCATTATACATAATGCCACTTTTATGATTCCTCTCATAGTATTTAATGTTTCTCttagatgtttttgtttttttttttcaacatgcCTCCTCTCCATCATCTTCACAAACTCCTTCCTCATGAGGTATCCACGGCAGAGGGCCTGAGTCATGGTGACCAGAGCTGCCAGTTTTTCATCTCTCATCTCCTCAAGGGTACCCAGCAGACCGGCCTTGAAGAACACCTGAATACAGAGACAATAAAACTTGGCTTTTAGGTACCTTAATTACAAGTGTTTAATGGTCTCTCTTTATCTACCacataaaggaaaaaaactgactgacCCTCAATGCCTTCGGTAAATAAACTAATGTCCAACAAGGATGACTTGATACCTACCTTGGTGTGTCCAAATCTGTACTGGTCATGATCAATATCAATGGATCCAAGCAGCTTCTCTGCAGCCTTCTTGTTGTCAATGAACTGGCCCTCAGGGATGACGCTGGCATTCAGCACCTTGTATCTTTTTTATGAGAGTTTTTCATCAATGTCAGCATTCGTTTAATTTGTTTATCGTTatgaaaaacattcagattCTATCAAGTGATACCTCTGTTTGAAGTCACCATAGAGGATTCTGCTGGGGAAACCTTTCCTGCAGATTCTGATACCTTCCAGCACACCGTTACACCTGAGCTGGTGGATGACCAGGAAGTTCTCCATCAGACCTGTATTATAGAAATTTGGCAGTTAGCATTGTCActaaaagagagaagaaagaaaacagatcaaAACACCCAGACACTAGAATCCTGAGATTTTAGTACCTGGAGTCTTAGACTCATTGGGGATCAGACAACGCACAAAGTGAGGATGGGTGCTCCTCAAGTTGGTCATCAGCTTGCCCAAGTTCTCCTGTATTTGGGAAAAAGTCATATTTGTCATCAAGTGTAGCACACAGGTTTGTGCATAAATGTGATGTTATTTCTCAGTTTACAATTTCAAGCTTACCCTGAACTGTGAAGACACAGTCTGCATGGAGCCACCCTTCTTCTTGCCTCCCTTCTTTCCTCCAGTCTCttttcattgttaaaataaCAAAGGTTTTGTTAGAATTATTACTCAGAGGAACACAGGTAAGTGTAGACTATTGAATTTGTCATCATACCCTCAACAACGGGGGGATACAGGTGACCCAGGAGTTTCACTGAAGACTTCTGGTACAGCTGCACAACAGACTCGTTCAGTGGGTCCTTGTTCTTGTCCAGCCAGCCACCGATATTGTAGTCCACAGTACCAGCATAATGGACCAGGGAGAAGTGGGCCTCAGCCTTGCCCTTGGCGGGCTTTGGCTTCTCAAATGCTTTGGTTTTGCCAAGATGCTGGTCATACAGCTTGTTCTTGAAGGATGTGTCAGTGGCCTTGGGGAACATGCACTCCTCTTCAAGGATGGAGAAGATACCCATGGGCTTGATGAAAGTGTAAAGAGATATGTCATGATGTGCTGGTGGTCTTGAAAATTTAGAAGAATAAATTGAGGTGGAATCACAAAATGAATGTTTACCTTCTCAATCAGCTCAATGCAGGCAGCCAAGTCCATACCGAAGTCAATGAACTCCCAGATAATACCCTCCTTCTTGTACTCCTCTTGTTCCAGGACGAACATGTGGTGGTTGAAGAACTGTTGCAGTTTCTCATTGGTGAAGTTGATGCAAAGCTGCTCCATGCTGTTGAACTGTGAAGGGACGAAAATCAACCTCATATATTTCAGGCAAAAAGAAGGTCAGTCATAGAAAGTATTGGTTGTTGAATTATGGGTAATGACGCTTACATCAAAGATTTCAAAGCCAGCAATGTCCAGCACACCAATGAAGAAATTCCTTTGCTGCTTAGTGTCCAACATCTGGTTGATACGGATGACCATCCACAAGAACATCCTCTCATAGATAGACTTGGCCAGGGCAGTCACTGAGTTCATCACctaaagaaaaagagaacatatttgttttgacaACTAACCCTTTGGATTCTATTTATAAAATTCTACATCAATATTGataacataaatatgaattaagatctaaaataaatagattttaaaaaagatatgtacatatattatatatctcTTACCTGGGGCACAGTCTGTCCCTTGGTGACGTACTCGTTTCCGACCTTCACTCTGGGGTAGCACAGAGCCTTCAGCATGTCAGCAGAGTTCAGACCCAACAGGTAAGCAACCTTGTCAGCATCTGAAAATAATTCAAGCATAAAATTAATACACAGTAGGGGATTTCCAATCACCATATCATAGAAACCAGTGTGATTAAGtgcatttatttgcacattGTTTGCTTGTCTTACTGAATACTCACCCTCTGTGCCATCAGGCTCAGCCTGCTCCTCACGCTGCTTCTGCTTGAACTTCATGTTACCATGGTGGATAACAGCACCAGTCATCTTGTAGATGCTCATCTTCTCCTCATTGGTGAAGCCCAGGATATCAATAGCgttctgtgtttttcacatAACAGAAACACTTGAGAACATGCATGCTCTTCATATGCTTTGAatacatgaaaaatacatttatacaatCTCTCCTGATAGGTTTGATTAAATACATGCCGTATATTTAAAGCAAATTAATGAAGACTAAACATCACTCACGTCGGTGGCTTCCAGCTCAACTTTGTCATCAATGCTGGCCACAGTGATCTGACCCTGACTGCACATGGGGAAGTCGTAGGGGTTGGTTGTGATGAGTGACATTTCTGCAGATCGAGAAAGGCAAAGTTTAAATGGATTGCTTCCTATGAATCCTTCATGTACGTTTAGAACTGTGCAGTGACTCAATCTTCTTACCAATCAGTtcaggtttgtggtttgtcatcaTCTGGTAGAAGATGTGGTAGCCTCTCTCATCAGGAAGCTGGAATGAAACTCTAGACTTCTCCAGCAGATCTGCAAATGTTGTTTGTAAATCATGAGGCAACTACCAATTCAAGTCCAGTCATTTGTATTTGCTTTGAGGATTGTTACTTACAAGTCTCAATATCAGCACTAGCCAGTTTGCCGGTTGTGCCGAAATGGATTCTGATGAATTTACCCTGTTTGGGACAAATGGATGGTCAAAGTCTCTCCTCATAGGCAACTTGTAAGAGAAACATTTTGCCAGAGAAAGTCCACAATACTTACGAAACGGGAAGAGTTGTCATTCCTCACAGTCTTGGCATTACCGTAGGCCTCCAGCAGGGGATTGGCTGCAATAATCTGATCCTCCAGTGACCCCTGTAACACAGATTTATAAGATCCATCAGAAAAAAaccctactttttttttaagtacccCATCCATACATTCAGCGAACATGTTATCATAACATACCTGGATCTTGCCAGATTGTGCGGGTGCTTCCTTCTTCTTGTCACCTCCCACTGAGATTGTGGCGAAGTACTGGATGACACGCTTGGTGTTCACAGTCTTTCCAGCACCAGATTCTCCACTGGGTATAAAGAAAGACTTGTCAGATTTTGGGAAATAGACTtgcatttataaatattttttaaaaatcaacaacTGTGACACTTACGTGATCAAGACAGACTGGTTCTCCCTGTctgtgaaagcagaaaagaatGCCATTAACCCTGTATTTCTAACACAGAAACCTAGTGTAGCACAGATTATCCAATGTTGAGGTAAAGACTTACCAGTAAGCATGAACTGATAGGCGttgtcagagacagagaagatgtggGGTGGAGCCTCCATACGCTTCTTGCCTCTGTAGGCGCTCACAACTTCAGCATCGTACACTGGGAGCCACTTGTAGGGGTTCACAGTGGCACAGAACAACCCAGAGTAGGTCTGAAAGACATCATGGAGATAGAACAGTTATCTTCCTGTTTCCTACAAGTAAAGTCAATTTCAACATTATCTTTTATCCTCACGTAGATCATCCATGCTGCATAACGCTCTTTGAGGTTATACAGGACAGAGGCTTCATTCAGATGGGTCATCATGGCCATGTCCTCAATCTTGTCGAACTTGGGAGGGTTCATTGGAGTGACGTCATCTTCTTTGACTGTCCTCTCCTGTAACGGGACATTGGTCAGAATGAGAAGTGATCACAACTAACTCCTGACTGAACCAGATTTTATGATACAAACCTCCTGAGTGTCCAGGACTTTGACGGTGACTTTGCCACCCTCTTTCTTCACGATTGTTCCCTTCAGGTACAGCTCCTTGGTATCAGCCACATAGCAGGCGGTCTTGGCATCAAAGGGTTTGCTCTGAGCCTCGATTCTCTCCTTCTCGGGCTTACGGAGGTAAATGGCAGCTTTGCCATAAACGGCCATCTCTGCGTCCGTACTCATGGTGGCACTTTGTGTCTGTCAGATAATAACAGAAAACTGACGATACGGTTTTTGTATCCAGTTAATGCTTGCCTGAGCAAAAAGCAATTCACTCAGGATAAAAAACATCAAGTGACACGATGGAAATAGACttataaaaatctttttcaaatcACATACAAATTAAAAGTAATGGTCCTCACCTGGCCCTCTGTCTCTTAAAAGTCTGGTATATTCCACAATCCTTttcaaaatacataaaatattttcagttatGATGTGAAATAAGAATTGATTAGTTCAACAAATAGGTTGCTCATTGATTggtatttaaaagaaatttactttaaaaaaaatgattgaatTCCTGTAAAGCACATAAACCTACCACAAGCAGGGAACTTCGAGGCTCTTCTACCACAAACCAATGTGCGGTGTTGGACTACATATATTGGATCTGAGTTGCTTACACTGCACGTCCTAAATATGGCAGACATCCAATTATGGGGAAGATAAATTTAAGCCGAAGATACCATATATCGTGCCCATATACACACACCTATCTGGTTTTCACTCAATCAACAGTTCTTGATAGAtttataatttttcaaaaactaTTCTGCCATGTCTTGACAATCCAAGGTATCATCTAagaaaatgttaacaaaaataataaggATACAACAGAAACATTCCATGACTTTAAgttatacactaccagtcaaaagtttgaaaACACCTTCATATTCTTTGAATGAGAACGTGTGTCCTTCTGACTGGTACTGTATGTCatgtttaattgatttttttttaaacccttgtGTACCTTGGTGGTGATTAATagtgtgaataaataatatacTGTCAGCACTGGATGACTTACAGCTCTGGTTTTCATTTGCAGTTTTTTACATGGATGAAAGAAGAtatatcttttcattttaatcattattttttcaccAGCTCTTTAGTGGCTCATGGTCTACTTAAGTTTTATGAATGTAACCGCAGCCCAAGGCATTTTTATTACCCTCAAGTCTATTTTCTGACTGTTTACGACCATGAATTCCACGCTTGAGAGGCAGCTCAATTAAACTGTAATTTAATGCTGttcttgttgttatttattgCAACCATTAAACTAACATCATTATTGAATGATTGTTTAACCTAATAAAggagggtttgtttgttgttgtgttttcttctaaGATCACCTCAGGCCATCTGGGAAAATATAAGAGAGCTTAGAAACTATTCCAACAATTTGCCAACTGTTAAAATCCACAATAATGTTTCACAATATCGTCATACCAGCTGAAGCATTGATAACAATGAACAAGAAGAGGAGTGAATTAAGCTGCAGAAATGCttggagacagagaaaattcTGATTTTATTTAGACAGGATCAAGATCATTGTAGGAATTTATTGTTGCTGTCACAGCTCCAACTTGTCAACAGCTGTTGTGTCAGCAGGTCAGGCGAGGGCGTTATTCGTATTCATTAAACACCACTACTTTAAATGTTTGAGGATTTTCCTCTATTCAGTATTCAGAGAATAAACAACACTTGATATTTTAAGATTCAAAACATctaatgttttaaattttttctttgaaacaatgtagatatttttaaaatttggtttgctgaattttattttgctttcttaGTATCAATTTGGTTAAAATATCAAAGCAATTACTTAAAACCATTTCATGTTGAAAAGAAGGTGCCAATCAAaacttgtttcttttcattgtcTTTTATTGATGTTAAGTTAATAAAATCTTGTGAAGCAAAACAATGATTCAAACTATCCTTGAGAAATATGGACATTTTTCTGACAGGACTATAAAACTATAGACCAATTGTTTATAACAGCAACTTGGCctgtgttgaattttttttttttttttttataatgggTGTGTTTCAGGCAGTATTTAAATCTCAACTCATAATCCTATTGCTGAATAACGGCACAACTTTAAACATGGCAAGAATTAGCAATATCAAGACAGTTCTCTAGGATGACATGTTGATTAAttggaaagaggaaaatatttgaaACTCAAGTAGTCTCTTTGCTTTGTCATAGAAGAACATTACCACAgaatcattttcaaacaggtcaGCTTACTTATTGCCAGTTCCTTCTATGGTTAACAGTCTGTAGCTAGATGTATTATAAATAGTGCCAAAATAAAGTTATATTTAGAAATTTCTGAGATAATGTGGCTGGTAAATTGTTGTGACATCTAACAAACTGAGAATTCTGAAATTAAGTCAACTGTTATTCATCCTCTTGCTCTGATCTCCATTGACCGTATATTAGGTAAATGCTTCAATGAATTTTCTCCATCATGTCCATTAAAGGTTGATGATATTACACCAGATAAGTATTTTTGGTCAATGGTGACTAAAACAAACATTCCTACATATCAACAATATGTAGCAGACCTTTCTTTGTAGATAATCAAAGAAATTACTACTGAATATTGTGCAGCAATATCTTTACCTTTCATTTACTTTCACTCACAAGAAACAAGcagttaaaaacaacacagagagtgatataaaatacaaatttcttttattgtggTATATTTCACATCATATTTTATGATTAGAAATAGGCCATGATCTGGAGGAATTTACTCAGCTGCTTCCTTTCcctgtaaaaaagaaacacaattcaAAATGTTAATTCAAGATTATATATAGAATATAGAGGTAGgttttgtctgtcttttaaGCTTGAAGCATTCATTTCTTTCAAACATGATTTGTGAGCCCATCTTCTCAAAAATCTTTGAAGGATATCTACAATATAtctttatatattatttatacagtgtatatattataaatgtgtgttgtgtttacctTGCCAGAGTCACGGCTCTTAGCTCTCATCTTGTTGACCTGGGACTCAGCGATATCGGCacgctcctcagcctcctccagctcGTGCTGGATCTTCCTGCACTTGGACAGGTGAACATTGGCCTGCTCCTCCTGGAGTACAATATATGATTAGAAGGTATTGGTTAAATGTTCTTAAAGGCAGTTAATAGTAGAATTAGTGAAATATGATGTACTCTGATGTTTCCATTGTTTAAACTAAATGTTGTGCCCTTACCGCTTCCTCAGCCTGCCTCTTGTAGGCCTTGACCTTCAGCTGCAACTTGTCAACCAGATCCTGAAGCCTGGCAACATTTTTCTTGTCCTCCTCAGTCTGGAAtagaaaatgttaatttttaaaatggaatACAGTGTTGATGTGAAGCATACAGTAAAATCTAATTGATGTATGCTTTGTAGGTATACCTGGTAGGTGAGTTCCTTCACCCTCCTCTCATATTTGCGGACACCCTTAACAGCATCAGCTCCACGTCTCTGCTCAGCCTCAACCTCTGCCTCCAGCTCACGCACCTTCAGAAAAGCAGAGTATGCATACAATATTTTGGATAAGTTCTTTTGtaggttttctgttttctttgtttctgtcttaaCGTATGTATCTTTACCCTAGACTCAAGTTTCTGGAGCTGCTTCTTGCCACCCTTCATGGCCAGGTTCTCAGCCTCATCCAGGCGGTGCTGCAGGTCCTTGACAGCGACCTCCAggttcttcttcatcctctccaggTGAGCACTAGTATCCTGCTCCttcttcagctcctcagccATCATTGCAGCCTagaaaataacacatttgaATTAGAAAAGTCGTGAAGAAAAATAGGATTGACCATGAGTATAAGAGAACCCAGAAGAGAATGAGACTTAAACTTACATCGGTGATAGCCTTCTTGGCCTTCTCCTCAGCATTTCTTGCTTCCTGAACAGAGTCATCAACTTCACTCTGGACCTGAACCAGGTCAGACTCAAGCTTCTTCTTGGTGTTCAGCAGGCTTGTGTTCTAAAAGGTAGAAGAAGGTCTCTTgagcctttgtgtgtctgcttttcatGTTATTTATGAAGTCAGTTAGTTATTTAATGAAAGAAGAAGTGATTGTAATTGT contains:
- the LOC115057039 gene encoding myosin heavy chain, fast skeletal muscle-like, with translation MSTDAEMAVYGKAAIYLRKPEKERIEAQSKPFDAKTACYVADTKELYLKGTIVKKEGGKVTVKVLDTQEERTVKEDDVTPMNPPKFDKIEDMAMMTHLNEASVLYNLKERYAAWMIYTYSGLFCATVNPYKWLPVYDAEVVSAYRGKKRMEAPPHIFSVSDNAYQFMLTDRENQSVLITGESGAGKTVNTKRVIQYFATISVGGDKKKEAPAQSGKIQGSLEDQIIAANPLLEAYGNAKTVRNDNSSRFGKFIRIHFGTTGKLASADIETYLLEKSRVSFQLPDERGYHIFYQMMTNHKPELIEMSLITTNPYDFPMCSQGQITVASIDDKVELEATDNAIDILGFTNEEKMSIYKMTGAVIHHGNMKFKQKQREEQAEPDGTEDADKVAYLLGLNSADMLKALCYPRVKVGNEYVTKGQTVPQVMNSVTALAKSIYERMFLWMVIRINQMLDTKQQRNFFIGVLDIAGFEIFDFNSMEQLCINFTNEKLQQFFNHHMFVLEQEEYKKEGIIWEFIDFGMDLAACIELIEKPMGIFSILEEECMFPKATDTSFKNKLYDQHLGKTKAFEKPKPAKGKAEAHFSLVHYAGTVDYNIGGWLDKNKDPLNESVVQLYQKSSVKLLGHLYPPVVEETGGKKGGKKKGGSMQTVSSQFRENLGKLMTNLRSTHPHFVRCLIPNESKTPGLMENFLVIHQLRCNGVLEGIRICRKGFPSRILYGDFKQRYKVLNASVIPEGQFIDNKKAAEKLLGSIDIDHDQYRFGHTKVFFKAGLLGTLEEMRDEKLAALVTMTQALCRGYLMRKEFVKMMERREAIYTIQYNVRSFMNVKHWPWMKVYYKIKPLLKSAETEKELAQMKENYEKMTSDLAAALAKKKELEEKMVSLLQEKNDLQLQVAAESENLSDAEERCEGLIKSKIQLEAKLKETTERLEDEEEINAELTAKKRKLEDECSELKKDIDDLELTLAKVEKEKHATENKVKNLTEEMASQDESIAKLTKEKKALQEAHQQTLDDLQAEEDKVNTLTKSKTKLEQQVDDLEGSLEQEKKLRMDLERAKRKLEGDLKLAQESIMDLENDKQQSEEKIKKKDFETSQLLSKIEDEQSMGAQLQKKIKELQARIEELEEEIEAERAARAKVEKQRADLSRELEEISERLEEAGGATAAQIEMNKKREAEFQKLRRDLEESTLQHEATAAALRKKQADSVAELGEQIDNLQRVKQKLEKEKSEYKMEIDDLSSNMEAVAKAKGNLEKMCRTLEDQLSELKTKNDENVRQINDLGAQKARLLTENGEFGRQVEEKEALVSQLTRGKQAFTQQIEELKRQTEEEVKAKNALAHGLQSARHDCDLLREQFEEEQEAKAELQRGMSKANSEVAQWRTKYETDAIQRTEELEEAKKKLAQRLQDAEEQIEAVNSKCASLEKTKQRLQSEVEDLMIDVERANGLAANLDKKQRNFDKVLAEWKQKYEEGQAELEGAQKEARSLGTELFKMKNSYEEALDQLETMKRENKNLQQEISDLTEQIGETGKSIHELEKAKKQVETEKCEIQTALEEAEGTLEHEESKILRVQLELNQIKGEVDRKLAEKDEEMEQIKRNSQRVIDSMQSTLDSEVRSRNDALRIKKKMEGDLNEMEIQLSHANRQAAESQKQLRNVQAQLKDAQLHLDDAVRAQDDLKEQAAMVDRRNGLMVAEIEELRAALEQTERGRKVAEQELVDASERVGLLHSQNTSLLNTKKKLESDLVQVQSEVDDSVQEARNAEEKAKKAITDAAMMAEELKKEQDTSAHLERMKKNLEVAVKDLQHRLDEAENLAMKGGKKQLQKLESRVRELEAEVEAEQRRGADAVKGVRKYERRVKELTYQTEEDKKNVTRLQDLVDKLQLKVKAYKRQAEEAEEQANVHLSKCRKIQHELEEAEERADIAESQVNKMRAKSRDSGKGKESAE